A region from the Paenibacillus humicola genome encodes:
- a CDS encoding ribulose-bisphosphate carboxylase large subunit family protein, translating to MDQEVIATYLIETPHSLQRAAEVMAGEQSTGTFVSVPGETAELKALHQARILSIEALEEHGSPALPGAYLAPDMENPVYRRAIVRLSFPLHNFGPSLPNLLSTVAGNLYELREFSGLRLIDLELPPAFAARYPGPQFGIEGTRKIAGVHGRPLIGTIVKPSVGLPAEAYGPLVRELADAGLDFIKDDELCANPPYAPFEERVRAVMDELKRAADRNGKMVMYAFNITDDLDEMKRNHDLVLQEGGSCVMVSINSVGLAGVAHLRRYAELPIHGHRNQWGAMTRSPLLGMSFTAYQKLCRLAGVDHLHTNGLDSKFSESNSSVVRSIKDCLQPMLGGYTVMPVLSSAQWAGSAVTTYRAARTVDVIHLAGGGILAHPGGAAEGVRSMQQGWEAAVKEIELSVYAESRPELREAMRVFGRK from the coding sequence ATGGATCAAGAGGTTATTGCAACGTATCTCATCGAAACTCCGCATTCGCTGCAAAGGGCCGCTGAAGTGATGGCCGGCGAACAATCCACGGGGACGTTCGTATCCGTGCCGGGAGAGACGGCCGAACTGAAAGCGCTTCACCAAGCGAGGATCCTAAGTATAGAAGCGTTGGAGGAGCATGGCTCGCCGGCGCTGCCGGGGGCTTATCTTGCGCCGGATATGGAGAATCCGGTCTATCGAAGAGCTATAGTACGACTATCTTTTCCTCTCCACAACTTCGGGCCCTCGCTGCCGAATCTGCTCTCTACGGTTGCAGGCAATTTATACGAGCTGCGGGAATTCTCGGGATTGCGTCTGATCGATTTGGAATTGCCGCCCGCTTTTGCAGCCAGATACCCGGGACCGCAGTTTGGTATTGAAGGAACGCGTAAAATAGCCGGCGTGCACGGACGTCCGCTGATCGGTACGATTGTCAAACCGAGCGTCGGCCTACCGGCGGAGGCTTACGGGCCGCTCGTTCGAGAGCTTGCCGATGCCGGGCTTGATTTCATCAAGGATGATGAGCTGTGCGCGAATCCGCCTTACGCCCCTTTCGAAGAAAGGGTTCGGGCCGTGATGGATGAATTGAAGAGAGCGGCTGACCGCAATGGCAAAATGGTCATGTACGCTTTTAACATCACGGACGACTTGGATGAAATGAAAAGGAACCATGACCTCGTTCTGCAGGAAGGCGGCTCTTGCGTGATGGTTAGCATCAACAGCGTCGGTCTGGCAGGTGTGGCCCATCTTCGCCGGTATGCCGAACTGCCCATTCACGGTCACCGGAATCAATGGGGGGCCATGACGCGAAGCCCGCTGCTGGGCATGAGTTTCACCGCTTACCAGAAGCTGTGCCGCTTGGCTGGGGTTGACCATCTGCATACGAACGGATTGGACAGCAAGTTCTCGGAATCCAATTCATCCGTAGTCCGGTCCATTAAGGACTGTTTGCAGCCTATGCTGGGCGGATATACGGTTATGCCGGTGCTCTCCTCGGCACAATGGGCGGGCAGCGCCGTCACGACTTACCGCGCCGCTCGAACGGTGGACGTCATTCATTTGGCCGGCGGCGGAATTCTCGCTCACCCGGGCGGAGCTGCCGAAGGCGTGCGCAGCATGCAGCAGGGCTGGGAAGCTGCCGTCAAGGAAATCGAATTGTCCGTTTATGCCGAGTCACGCCCGGAACTGCGGGAAGCCATGCGGGTGTTCGGCAGGAAGTAA
- a CDS encoding phosphatase PAP2 family protein: MSIRSKASPKHGRRLFIACLTLAAFGAGFLITAASVRTYGFNRFDAAVIARVAILESPGETLAMKAFSWIGSGIGICTLALAVTALLCKLRRRLRGPVFFLAVFAGAELLDPLLKAFYHRTRPDMHRLIPITGYSFPSGHAMDAAACCGALAFLLWRAARGRAGRAVLVTLCLLMTAAIGISRIYLGVHYPSDVLGGYLAGGAWLSLAILIDAAVLAGKKRRHPVRIARFPRDGTSSN; this comes from the coding sequence GTGAGTATACGGTCCAAGGCATCGCCAAAGCATGGCAGAAGGCTGTTCATCGCCTGCCTGACGCTCGCGGCGTTCGGCGCCGGATTTCTGATTACGGCCGCTTCCGTGCGAACGTACGGATTCAACCGGTTTGACGCCGCCGTCATTGCGCGGGTCGCCATCCTGGAGTCGCCGGGGGAAACGCTCGCGATGAAAGCTTTCAGCTGGATCGGTTCCGGCATCGGGATCTGCACGCTGGCGCTTGCCGTTACAGCGCTTCTATGTAAGCTGCGGCGCCGCCTGCGCGGACCGGTCTTTTTTCTGGCCGTTTTCGCCGGAGCCGAGCTGCTGGATCCCCTGCTGAAAGCCTTCTATCACCGGACCCGGCCGGATATGCACCGGCTCATTCCCATTACGGGCTACAGCTTCCCGAGCGGTCACGCGATGGACGCTGCCGCATGCTGCGGCGCGCTTGCGTTTCTGCTGTGGCGAGCCGCCCGCGGCAGGGCCGGCAGAGCCGTACTTGTAACGCTCTGCCTGCTTATGACCGCTGCGATCGGCATCAGCCGGATTTATCTCGGCGTCCATTACCCGAGCGATGTTCTTGGCGGCTATTTGGCCGGGGGCGCATGGCTCTCGCTGGCCATCTTGATTGATGCGGCCGTTCTCGCGGGCAAGAAGCGCCGGCATCCGGTACGAATCGCCAGGTTTCCCCGGGACGGTACCTCTTCGAATTGA
- a CDS encoding DedA family protein, producing the protein MLHTLNAWLVHYGYGVLFAALLLEMLALPLPGEVLMSYAGLLVFEGKMNLPLSILSAGGGVTAGITLSYWIGFRLGRPFFERHGRRFHLGPDKLDRTSRWFERYGNLLLLIAFYIPGIRHFTGYFSGVTRMAYARYAAFSYTGAFVWTGVFITLGSLLGPKWEHYHHIVNRVLAAAFIAAAIAALLVYGIRRSGRRRNAGVPEPAERVRPK; encoded by the coding sequence TTGCTGCATACCTTAAACGCATGGCTTGTTCATTACGGGTACGGGGTCCTGTTTGCCGCCCTGCTGCTGGAGATGCTCGCGCTCCCGCTTCCCGGCGAAGTGCTGATGAGTTATGCCGGTCTGCTCGTGTTCGAAGGCAAAATGAACCTGCCGCTGTCGATTCTGTCGGCAGGAGGCGGCGTTACGGCCGGCATTACGCTGTCGTATTGGATCGGCTTCCGGCTCGGCAGGCCGTTCTTCGAGCGGCACGGGCGGCGTTTTCATCTCGGACCGGACAAGCTTGACCGCACGTCGCGCTGGTTCGAACGGTACGGCAACCTGCTGCTGCTCATCGCCTTCTATATCCCCGGGATCCGCCATTTTACGGGATATTTCTCCGGCGTCACACGCATGGCCTATGCCAGATATGCCGCGTTTTCCTATACCGGCGCTTTCGTGTGGACCGGCGTCTTCATTACGCTCGGCTCGCTGCTCGGCCCTAAGTGGGAGCATTACCATCACATCGTAAACCGCGTACTGGCGGCTGCTTTTATCGCCGCAGCCATCGCCGCGCTTCTCGTTTACGGAATTCGCCGCAGCGGCAGACGCCGGAACGCAGGCGTGCCGGAACCGGCCGAACGCGTTCGGCCCAAATGA